Proteins found in one Candidatus Effluviviaceae Genus I sp. genomic segment:
- a CDS encoding STAS domain-containing protein, whose protein sequence is MTIERTLTDDAVVLSVAGSVAGRDLSDLRHELVGHLTARRTRIVLDFGGVDHVSYRDATMLARQFELVRSYAGDMRLRGLKPYVRDILLFAGLADVLEAHGPDAGGARRPQGLAESRALRQARPAPSRQS, encoded by the coding sequence GTGACGATCGAGCGCACGCTGACCGATGATGCCGTCGTCCTCTCCGTCGCGGGGAGCGTGGCGGGCCGCGATCTGAGCGACTTGCGTCACGAGCTCGTCGGGCACCTGACCGCGCGCCGAACGAGGATCGTCCTCGACTTCGGCGGCGTCGACCACGTGAGCTATCGCGACGCGACGATGCTGGCCCGGCAGTTCGAGCTTGTCCGGTCCTACGCCGGCGACATGCGGCTTCGGGGTCTCAAGCCGTACGTTCGCGACATCCTGCTGTTCGCCGGCCTGGCCGATGTACTCGAGGCGCATGGGCCTGACGCGGGGGGAGCCAGGAGGCCTCAGGGCCTTGCGGAGTCGCGCGCGCTCAGGCAGGCGCGGCCCGCCCCTTCGCGGCAGTCCTGA
- the mraZ gene encoding division/cell wall cluster transcriptional repressor MraZ → MATFRGQSLRTMDDKGRLALPSKYGKAAGQAYVVTRGLDDCLFVFLKSEWKRLEEKLVSLSLESRHARFYVRQMSSNAEDTSVDAHGRIMIPPALRKLAHLDGEVLVIGALTRIELWNPETYRTYEKEFGLSFEEVAETLLEEPGAQPRGADERPKGRRT, encoded by the coding sequence GTGGCGACCTTCCGCGGGCAGTCCCTGCGCACCATGGACGACAAAGGGCGTCTCGCCCTGCCCTCCAAGTACGGCAAGGCGGCGGGGCAGGCGTACGTGGTGACGCGGGGACTCGACGACTGCCTCTTCGTGTTTCTGAAGAGCGAGTGGAAGCGCCTCGAGGAGAAGCTCGTGTCGCTCAGCCTCGAGTCCAGGCACGCGCGCTTCTACGTTCGGCAGATGTCCTCGAACGCCGAGGACACGAGCGTGGACGCCCACGGGCGCATCATGATCCCGCCGGCGCTGCGCAAGCTCGCGCACCTCGACGGGGAGGTGCTCGTCATCGGCGCGCTCACGCGGATCGAGCTCTGGAACCCCGAGACGTATCGGACATACGAGAAGGAGTTCGGGCTCTCCTTCGAGGAGGTCGCCGAGACGCTTCTCGAAGAGCCCGGCGCACAGCCGCGCGGCGCCGACGAGCGGCCCAAGGGACGGCGCACGTGA
- a CDS encoding VCBS repeat-containing protein: protein MRGHLISLLLLAVGALPMGAANPATLEADVDFSGADVRFESLRAYVRPTIDGCTTIGAEGQPALPVRVMHFVIPADATVESVGAVFGEGELVGTHRVAPIQPEAPIGETVAWVDPDAEVYGAEGLFPPERVVYLGDGYMCGHRVAAIAVYPLQYEPRTGKLRLARDMRVTLSLRPSPYDAATRLRSTPSSSRLHGRAIAALVENAADIERFAPRSVRIDDDSGARGFQPRYAPSLEGSAVEYVIITNQTLKPYFDVLAEWRTKMGLPSAVRTVSWIDQNYPGGCDTAERIRMFITDAYATWGTTYVLLGGDTDIVPPRYCFTTYYGSSFVPGDIYYSSLEGNWNANQNSSFGEGYRGYTNQGDDVDFYPEVFVGRAPVNSALKAANFVAKTLAYEKTPASVMTDRNLYLAEVLFPYDWQGGAYSLDGAADIVEAGMDSVPGGVRGARVYANHTQFPGSYPLGAQAAIDSITRGYNVVVHVGHGNKDVMRMNLNNYVMMNHVDALANGQSRSGFWWLLNCTSAAIDFDCIAERAVNNPNGGASSLFGPTRYAFPATCRDYYWDWLGVLYNTSVNAAGATCALAKARHASFGESGYENTDRWTQLSMVYLGDPALPLWTARPKPLFVSHPGTLQVGASGMSFTVTDPSAVAGAVVCVRKGTEVYARGETGPTGQLTLSFTPRTTGTLTVTVTAANHLPYEATVSVTAASGPHVYAESWSVDDDALGLSIGNGNGKAEASETIELDVTVRNTGVSTATAVTGTLTSLDPYVVIQDGSANFGTIAAGAPSTVGEAFRVAILGTCPNEHDVEFSLQLSEGTRLIWNQTLVCRVFRPNPMQVYLDVVELEGNGNGVIEVGETIALSVDVLNDGNGDAKSLTGKLRYPGSEVAVSDSVDSWGDVPAGSIVSGSGGFVFTLHSAPTRRMVLALSDTYGKTWSSGLDFAAPAATDSLGGKVKGTTIELSWRPVAAPDLKGYDVYRATALAGPYVKATAALTGRTSYFANKGLDENRLYHFYVVAVDSSGHVGSACPVLSISTNPPSQIGWPLATGGGMYSSPAAVDVDGDGDLEIIIASEEIYAWHHTGSELLDGDGDPRTAGILAAQGQGGYRASVAVGEVDGDPGLEVVCAAWTNVGTPQSPAYQVFAWNAENGTVLPGWPVTTTRFCWASPALADLDRDGRAEILIPCADGFLYCWRHNGTEYIDGDNNPLTIGVFKWLGATWPYGSPAVADIDGDGELEIIQPGADGKIYALNANGTTVPGWPFNCEAKSVCSPAVGDVNNDGLLEIAVASNAGKHWLLRANGTVMPGWPKSLYIDGDFPPSPVLADVNGDGNLEYIQVSSDGRITVRDYLGTMLPGWPQLMGASCGSSPVVADIDGDPGMEIVIGCDSGRLYAYDANGALLAGWPIQTDAEIYGSPTVADLDGDGDVEVVIGSMDGNVYVWDCAGQYAGGDRVQWGSFLHDAWRTQNYSFSIPVGVDDGDDTSELQAGPVLAQNCPNPFNPVTTIAFHVPDSDGQAPVRVTIHALDGSVVRTLVDEHLDSGRHVRVWDGKDDHGFRSASGVYFCRLTVGEVARVRKMTLIK, encoded by the coding sequence ATGCGGGGACATCTCATCTCTCTCTTGCTGCTTGCCGTGGGTGCGCTGCCGATGGGCGCAGCGAATCCGGCGACGCTCGAAGCTGATGTCGACTTCAGCGGGGCCGACGTGCGGTTCGAGTCGCTGCGCGCCTACGTTCGGCCGACGATCGACGGATGCACGACGATCGGCGCCGAGGGCCAGCCGGCCCTTCCTGTCAGGGTCATGCACTTCGTGATCCCCGCCGATGCTACGGTGGAGAGCGTGGGGGCGGTGTTCGGGGAAGGCGAGCTCGTCGGGACGCACAGGGTCGCGCCGATCCAGCCGGAGGCGCCCATCGGCGAGACGGTGGCGTGGGTGGACCCCGACGCCGAGGTGTATGGCGCGGAGGGTCTGTTCCCTCCGGAGCGCGTCGTGTACCTGGGTGACGGCTACATGTGCGGACATCGCGTGGCGGCCATCGCCGTGTACCCGCTCCAGTACGAGCCGCGGACGGGCAAGCTCCGGCTCGCGCGAGACATGCGCGTGACGCTCTCGCTCAGGCCGTCGCCGTACGACGCGGCCACACGGCTGAGGTCGACGCCGAGCTCCTCGCGGCTGCACGGGCGCGCCATCGCGGCTCTCGTGGAGAACGCAGCCGACATCGAGCGATTCGCTCCGCGCAGCGTTCGGATCGACGACGACAGCGGCGCCCGCGGCTTCCAGCCGCGCTACGCTCCCTCGCTCGAGGGGAGCGCCGTCGAGTATGTCATCATCACGAACCAGACGCTCAAACCGTACTTCGATGTGCTGGCGGAGTGGCGGACGAAGATGGGACTTCCCTCCGCGGTTCGTACCGTGTCGTGGATCGATCAGAACTACCCGGGCGGCTGCGACACCGCGGAGCGTATCCGGATGTTCATCACGGACGCCTACGCGACGTGGGGGACGACCTACGTCCTTCTCGGAGGCGACACCGACATCGTCCCTCCGCGCTACTGCTTCACGACGTACTACGGGTCGAGCTTCGTTCCCGGCGACATCTACTACTCATCGCTCGAGGGCAACTGGAACGCCAACCAGAACAGCAGCTTCGGCGAGGGCTATCGCGGGTACACCAATCAGGGCGATGACGTCGACTTCTACCCTGAGGTCTTCGTGGGGAGAGCACCGGTCAACTCGGCCCTCAAGGCGGCCAACTTCGTCGCCAAGACCCTGGCGTACGAGAAGACGCCGGCGTCCGTGATGACCGACCGGAACCTCTATCTTGCGGAGGTTCTGTTCCCGTACGACTGGCAGGGGGGAGCATACAGCCTCGATGGCGCAGCGGACATCGTCGAGGCGGGAATGGACAGCGTGCCGGGCGGCGTCCGCGGCGCGCGCGTCTACGCCAACCACACCCAGTTCCCAGGGTCGTATCCCCTGGGCGCACAGGCCGCCATCGACTCGATCACGCGCGGCTACAACGTGGTTGTTCATGTCGGGCACGGCAACAAGGACGTCATGCGCATGAACCTGAACAACTACGTGATGATGAACCACGTGGATGCCCTCGCAAACGGTCAGTCGCGCTCCGGCTTCTGGTGGCTGCTGAACTGCACGAGCGCGGCCATCGACTTCGACTGCATCGCGGAGCGGGCCGTCAACAACCCCAACGGCGGAGCCTCGTCGCTGTTCGGACCCACGCGCTACGCGTTCCCCGCCACGTGCCGCGACTACTACTGGGACTGGCTCGGTGTCCTCTACAACACGTCTGTCAACGCCGCCGGGGCGACCTGCGCCCTGGCCAAGGCCCGGCACGCGAGCTTCGGCGAGTCCGGCTACGAGAACACCGACCGGTGGACGCAGCTCTCCATGGTCTATCTGGGTGACCCGGCGCTTCCGCTATGGACCGCGCGGCCGAAGCCGCTCTTCGTGTCCCATCCCGGGACCTTGCAGGTCGGGGCATCTGGAATGAGCTTCACGGTGACGGACCCGTCCGCCGTCGCAGGGGCCGTCGTGTGCGTGCGAAAGGGCACGGAGGTGTACGCGCGCGGCGAGACGGGGCCGACGGGCCAGCTCACGCTCTCGTTCACGCCGCGCACGACCGGCACGCTCACGGTCACGGTGACGGCGGCGAACCACCTGCCCTACGAGGCCACCGTGAGCGTCACGGCGGCCTCCGGTCCCCACGTGTACGCGGAGTCGTGGTCGGTGGACGATGACGCCCTCGGGCTGAGCATCGGGAACGGCAACGGCAAGGCCGAAGCGAGCGAGACGATCGAGCTGGATGTGACAGTCCGGAACACGGGCGTGTCGACGGCGACGGCCGTGACGGGAACCCTGACGTCGCTCGACCCGTATGTCGTCATTCAGGACGGGTCGGCGAACTTCGGCACGATCGCGGCCGGAGCGCCCAGCACGGTCGGGGAGGCTTTTCGAGTGGCGATCCTCGGGACGTGCCCGAATGAGCATGACGTGGAGTTCTCGCTCCAGCTCAGCGAGGGGACGCGCCTCATCTGGAACCAGACGCTCGTCTGCCGCGTGTTCCGGCCGAACCCCATGCAGGTCTATCTCGACGTGGTCGAGCTTGAAGGCAACGGCAACGGCGTCATCGAGGTCGGCGAGACGATCGCTCTCTCGGTGGACGTCCTCAACGACGGCAACGGCGATGCGAAGTCGCTGACGGGCAAGCTCAGGTACCCGGGGAGCGAGGTCGCCGTCTCAGACAGCGTGGACTCGTGGGGCGACGTCCCCGCGGGGAGCATCGTGTCCGGTTCGGGTGGGTTCGTCTTCACGTTGCACTCGGCTCCGACCCGGCGCATGGTCCTCGCGCTCTCGGACACGTACGGGAAGACGTGGAGTTCCGGGCTCGACTTCGCGGCTCCCGCGGCGACGGACTCGCTCGGCGGAAAGGTGAAGGGTACGACGATCGAGCTCTCCTGGCGTCCCGTCGCGGCTCCCGACCTCAAGGGGTACGACGTGTATCGGGCCACGGCGCTCGCGGGGCCGTACGTGAAGGCCACCGCGGCGCTGACCGGAAGGACGTCCTACTTCGCGAACAAGGGCCTCGACGAGAACAGGTTGTACCACTTCTACGTCGTGGCCGTGGACTCGTCGGGTCACGTGGGCTCGGCATGCCCGGTGCTCTCGATCTCGACCAATCCGCCAAGTCAGATCGGCTGGCCGCTCGCCACGGGCGGGGGGATGTACTCGAGCCCGGCCGCGGTTGATGTCGATGGCGACGGCGACCTCGAGATCATCATCGCGTCGGAGGAGATCTACGCGTGGCACCACACCGGCAGCGAACTCCTCGACGGCGACGGCGATCCGCGCACGGCCGGGATCCTCGCGGCCCAGGGGCAGGGTGGATACCGCGCCTCCGTGGCCGTGGGTGAGGTGGACGGCGATCCCGGGCTGGAGGTCGTATGCGCGGCCTGGACGAACGTCGGAACGCCTCAGTCGCCGGCGTATCAGGTGTTCGCGTGGAACGCGGAGAACGGCACCGTCCTGCCCGGGTGGCCTGTGACGACCACACGCTTCTGCTGGGCGTCGCCGGCGCTCGCGGACCTCGATCGAGACGGCCGCGCGGAGATCCTCATCCCGTGCGCCGACGGCTTCCTCTACTGCTGGCGACACAACGGTACCGAGTACATCGACGGCGACAACAACCCGCTGACGATCGGTGTCTTCAAGTGGCTGGGGGCGACGTGGCCGTACGGCTCGCCCGCGGTGGCGGACATCGACGGCGATGGGGAGCTCGAGATCATCCAGCCAGGGGCGGACGGTAAGATCTACGCTCTGAACGCCAACGGTACCACGGTTCCCGGATGGCCGTTCAACTGCGAGGCGAAGTCCGTCTGCTCGCCCGCCGTCGGTGACGTGAACAACGACGGCCTGCTTGAGATCGCCGTGGCGTCGAACGCGGGCAAGCACTGGCTTCTCAGAGCCAACGGGACGGTGATGCCTGGCTGGCCGAAGTCGCTGTACATCGACGGCGACTTCCCACCGTCTCCCGTGCTCGCGGATGTCAACGGCGACGGGAACCTCGAGTACATCCAGGTCTCGTCCGACGGGCGGATCACCGTGAGGGACTACCTGGGCACCATGCTCCCGGGCTGGCCGCAGCTCATGGGCGCCAGCTGCGGCTCGAGCCCCGTGGTCGCGGACATCGACGGTGATCCCGGCATGGAGATCGTCATCGGCTGCGACAGCGGCCGGCTGTACGCCTACGATGCGAACGGAGCGCTGCTCGCCGGGTGGCCCATCCAGACGGACGCTGAGATCTACGGGAGCCCGACCGTGGCGGATCTGGACGGCGACGGCGATGTCGAGGTCGTTATCGGCTCGATGGACGGCAACGTGTACGTGTGGGACTGCGCCGGGCAGTACGCCGGAGGGGACCGTGTGCAGTGGGGGAGCTTCCTGCACGACGCGTGGAGAACGCAGAACTACTCCTTCAGCATCCCCGTCGGTGTGGACGACGGCGACGATACCTCGGAACTCCAGGCGGGGCCTGTGCTCGCGCAGAACTGCCCGAATCCCTTCAACCCCGTGACCACGATCGCGTTCCACGTCCCCGATTCCGATGGGCAGGCGCCCGTCCGCGTGACGATCCACGCGCTGGACGGCTCGGTCGTGCGGACCCTGGTTGACGAGCACCTGGATTCCGGCAGGCACGTCAGGGTCTGGGACGGCAAGGACGACCACGGGTTCCGCTCGGCCTCGGGCGTGTACTTCTGCCGGCTGACCGTCGGAGAGGTCGCGCGCGTGCGGAAGATGACGCTCATCAAGTAG
- the rsmH gene encoding 16S rRNA (cytosine(1402)-N(4))-methyltransferase RsmH, translating into MQGQHLSVMTAEVVSLVVTRSDGTYVDCTVGGGGHARAILNNAPTGRLLGIDLDPSALEAAGRALSPFGGRVELTVGNFSDLATIAAGHGCGAADGVLFDLGFSSLQLDDSRRGLSFSSDGPLDMRLDPALPETALDVIGCATERTLAQIISDFGEEKRAHPIARAILEARDAGGLRTTTDLANAVAATRPQKRVKTLARVFQALRIAVNAELDNLASGLAQALEILKPGGRVAVISYHSLEDRIVKRHFAACERPCVCPRDLPTCVCGRTPTLRVLTKRVVTPRDAEIAANPRARSAKLRAAEKLGRGEMP; encoded by the coding sequence ATGCAGGGTCAGCACCTGTCGGTCATGACGGCGGAGGTGGTGTCGCTGGTCGTGACTCGCAGCGACGGCACCTACGTGGACTGCACGGTCGGCGGCGGTGGGCACGCCCGGGCCATCCTGAACAACGCGCCCACGGGCAGGCTCCTCGGCATCGACCTGGACCCGTCGGCCCTCGAGGCGGCCGGACGCGCGCTGTCCCCCTTCGGCGGCAGGGTGGAGTTGACCGTGGGCAACTTCTCGGATCTCGCGACCATCGCCGCCGGCCACGGCTGCGGAGCCGCCGACGGGGTCCTGTTCGACCTGGGCTTCTCCTCGCTTCAGCTGGACGACTCCCGCCGCGGCCTCTCGTTCTCGTCCGACGGGCCGCTCGACATGCGGCTCGACCCGGCGCTTCCCGAGACGGCGCTCGACGTGATCGGCTGCGCCACCGAGCGCACCCTCGCACAGATCATCAGCGACTTCGGCGAGGAGAAGCGAGCGCATCCGATCGCGCGTGCCATCCTCGAGGCCCGCGACGCGGGCGGACTCCGCACGACCACGGACCTTGCGAACGCCGTGGCTGCGACGAGGCCCCAGAAGCGTGTGAAGACGCTCGCGCGCGTCTTCCAGGCGCTCAGGATCGCCGTCAACGCGGAACTCGACAACCTCGCCTCGGGTCTCGCCCAGGCCCTGGAGATCCTGAAGCCCGGCGGGCGCGTGGCGGTGATCTCGTACCACTCCCTCGAGGACAGGATCGTCAAGCGGCACTTCGCGGCGTGCGAGCGCCCCTGCGTGTGCCCGCGCGACCTCCCGACGTGCGTGTGCGGGCGCACGCCGACCCTGCGAGTCCTCACGAAGCGCGTCGTGACGCCCCGGGACGCGGAGATCGCAGCGAACCCGCGCGCTCGCTCCGCGAAGCTGCGCGCCGCGGAGAAGCTGGGGCGGGGAGAGATGCCATGA